The following proteins come from a genomic window of Corallococcus sp. NCRR:
- a CDS encoding helix-turn-helix domain-containing protein: MAKNRLTTWTKLHRRFGDHVRRMRNSRALTQEALAERSDLSVDAIRRIERGAFSPSLDTLGKLSVGLDVSLKTLFHSFDLERTDGVAEICDFLAGRSGSELKLAWRVLQAMFDEG, encoded by the coding sequence ATGGCGAAGAACCGGCTCACAACGTGGACGAAGCTCCACCGGCGATTTGGCGACCACGTGCGCCGCATGCGCAACAGCCGCGCGCTCACACAGGAGGCGCTCGCCGAACGCAGTGACCTGTCCGTGGACGCCATCCGCCGCATCGAGCGGGGCGCCTTCTCTCCCTCGCTCGACACGCTGGGCAAGCTGTCCGTGGGATTGGACGTGTCCCTCAAGACGCTCTTCCACTCCTTCGACCTGGAGCGCACGGACGGCGTGGCGGAGATCTGCGACTTCCTCGCGGGCCGCTCCGGCTCCGAGCTGAAGCTCGCCTGGCGCGTGCTCCAGGCCATGTTCGACGAAGGCTGA
- a CDS encoding GDSL-type esterase/lipase family protein, giving the protein MTGEGSARVVPTAVSLPAPPPSLPRPVARSAFRALPPTTARAGQLHALATRLKAPGGTVEDPCLEPGDTGCARSALSPFYAALDGLMRTPGTAPTVIAAFGNSLIAGDRIVDVVRDELVAGFGGAGRGVLLVDRMAPYGGRGRTAAVSNGWQPRTLGELKAPPHPFGITGVYHLATESRARGRFKLEGEPRGTLWWKDVKGAGRLVVSVDGAVLTRTEPQEDGAHRTTSFDLPEGAKWLDITAEGKGAIVQGVVLQKAGSGIVLDMLGVPSADATLYARMEEDALKAQLSQRDPKLLLFFLGGNESKRLEWKRTDLPTVRQDLAALLRRVRAAAPGSACMVVGPMDAVQDGHAKGKPLTQRPFLQAAIQAEREVALAEGCGFFDLYSAMGGAGSLARFNQAGFMHDDLVHPRGQGLDLLGQLVSDALLAGWVNEGVVPAPALTSSREEAPATGASRETAEAVP; this is encoded by the coding sequence GTGACGGGCGAGGGTTCCGCCCGGGTGGTGCCCACCGCCGTGAGCCTCCCCGCGCCGCCTCCAAGCCTGCCGCGCCCGGTGGCGCGCTCCGCGTTCCGCGCGCTGCCGCCCACCACCGCGCGTGCCGGACAGCTGCACGCGCTGGCCACGCGGTTGAAGGCTCCGGGCGGCACGGTGGAGGACCCCTGTCTGGAGCCGGGTGACACGGGCTGCGCGCGGTCCGCGCTGTCGCCGTTCTACGCCGCGCTGGATGGGCTCATGCGGACGCCGGGGACGGCGCCCACCGTCATCGCCGCGTTCGGCAACTCGCTCATCGCGGGGGACCGCATCGTGGACGTGGTCCGCGACGAGCTGGTCGCGGGCTTCGGTGGCGCGGGCCGGGGCGTGCTGCTGGTGGACCGCATGGCGCCCTACGGCGGACGGGGGCGCACGGCCGCCGTGAGCAACGGCTGGCAGCCGCGCACGCTGGGCGAGCTGAAGGCGCCGCCGCACCCGTTCGGCATCACCGGCGTGTACCACCTGGCCACGGAGAGCCGGGCCCGGGGCCGCTTCAAGCTGGAGGGCGAGCCGCGCGGGACGCTGTGGTGGAAGGACGTGAAGGGCGCGGGCCGCCTGGTCGTGTCCGTGGACGGCGCGGTGCTGACGCGCACGGAGCCCCAGGAGGACGGGGCCCACCGCACCACGTCCTTCGACCTGCCCGAGGGCGCGAAGTGGCTGGACATCACCGCGGAGGGCAAGGGCGCCATCGTGCAGGGCGTGGTGCTGCAGAAGGCCGGGTCCGGCATCGTGCTGGACATGCTCGGCGTGCCGTCCGCGGACGCGACGCTGTATGCCCGGATGGAGGAGGACGCGCTGAAGGCGCAGCTGTCGCAGCGCGACCCGAAGCTGCTGCTCTTCTTCCTGGGGGGCAATGAGTCCAAGCGCCTGGAGTGGAAGCGCACGGACCTGCCCACCGTGCGCCAGGACCTGGCCGCGCTCTTGCGCCGCGTCCGCGCCGCCGCGCCGGGCAGCGCGTGCATGGTGGTGGGCCCCATGGACGCGGTGCAGGACGGGCACGCGAAGGGCAAGCCCCTGACGCAGCGGCCGTTCCTGCAGGCCGCCATCCAGGCCGAGCGCGAGGTGGCGCTCGCCGAGGGCTGCGGCTTCTTCGACCTCTACTCGGCGATGGGCGGCGCGGGTTCGCTCGCGCGCTTCAACCAGGCGGGGTTCATGCACGACGACCTGGTGCATCCGCGCGGTCAGGGATTGGACCTGCTGGGGCAGCTCGTCTCGGACGCGCTGCTCGCGGGCTGGGTGAACGAGGGCGTGGTGCCGGCGCCAGCGCTCACGAGCTCGCGTGAGGAAGCACCGGCCACCGGTGCGAGCCGTGAGACGGCGGAGGCGGTGCCATGA